In bacterium, the following are encoded in one genomic region:
- a CDS encoding SDR family NAD(P)-dependent oxidoreductase, whose protein sequence is MKLKGKTAIVTGGAQGIGKAISKRLAADGANVAIFDLKPEGGEATAKEIGPQAIFLKTDCTKKPEVDASVAKVIEKFGQVDILVNNIGWALPTFFLEEDEAYWDKVIAVNSKTQLLVAHAVLKDMSKRKGGKIVNLSSDAGRVGQMQGVVYSLCKAGVIGFTKGLAREVARYGISVNCVCPGPTDTQLFEEAINPKIKETFIQIIPFKRIAKPEEIAAGVAFFCSPDADYVTGQVLSVSGGLTMAG, encoded by the coding sequence ATGAAATTAAAAGGAAAGACGGCAATCGTCACGGGCGGCGCCCAGGGCATCGGCAAGGCGATCTCCAAGAGACTCGCGGCCGACGGGGCCAACGTCGCCATCTTCGACCTCAAGCCCGAGGGCGGCGAGGCAACGGCCAAGGAGATCGGCCCGCAGGCGATCTTCCTCAAGACCGACTGCACCAAGAAGCCCGAAGTCGACGCGAGCGTCGCGAAGGTCATCGAGAAATTCGGGCAGGTCGACATCCTCGTGAACAACATCGGCTGGGCCCTCCCCACCTTCTTTCTCGAAGAGGACGAGGCCTATTGGGACAAGGTCATCGCCGTGAACTCCAAGACGCAGCTCCTGGTCGCGCATGCCGTCCTAAAAGACATGTCGAAACGGAAAGGCGGCAAGATCGTCAATCTCTCGTCGGACGCCGGACGCGTGGGTCAGATGCAGGGCGTGGTTTATTCGCTCTGCAAGGCGGGCGTCATCGGCTTCACGAAGGGACTCGCCCGCGAGGTGGCACGCTACGGAATCAGCGTCAACTGTGTCTGTCCGGGCCCGACCGACACCCAGCTCTTCGAGGAGGCGATCAATCCGAAGATCAAGGAGACCTTCATCCAAATCATCCCGTTCAAGAGGATCGCCAAACCCGAGGAGATCGCCGCGGGCGTGGCGTTCTTCTGCTCGCCGGACGCGGATTACGTGACCGGTCAGGTCCTGTCGGTCTCCGGCGGACTGACAATGGCCGGCTAG
- a CDS encoding phosphatidylglycerophosphatase A, producing the protein MRQVILFLASGGGAGYIPFAPGTWGSAVGLLAYWLLLRLPQWPLAVTVAAFVFLSCWIAGLAEEFLAAKDPQVIVIDEVSGMLVALMFLPASWRVVLAAFVLFRLFDVWKPFPVRWIQENLPGGWGVVGDDIMAGIYANLVLQIALRAIR; encoded by the coding sequence GTGCGACAAGTCATCCTCTTTTTGGCCTCGGGCGGGGGCGCCGGTTATATACCGTTCGCCCCGGGCACCTGGGGCAGCGCGGTCGGGCTGCTCGCATACTGGCTCTTGCTCAGGCTCCCCCAATGGCCTCTCGCGGTCACGGTCGCGGCCTTTGTTTTTCTCTCCTGTTGGATCGCCGGGCTCGCCGAGGAATTCCTGGCCGCCAAGGACCCGCAGGTCATCGTGATCGACGAGGTCTCCGGGATGCTCGTCGCCCTGATGTTTCTGCCCGCGAGCTGGAGGGTCGTCCTCGCGGCCTTCGTCCTTTTCCGCCTCTTCGACGTCTGGAAGCCCTTCCCCGTCCGCTGGATCCAGGAAAACCTCCCCGGGGGATGGGGCGTGGTGGGGGACGACATCATGGCGGGGATCTACGCGAACCTCGTCCTGCAAATCGCCCTTCGGGCCATCCGATGA
- a CDS encoding competence/damage-inducible protein A, whose product MKIEIITIGDEVLSGAITDTNFAWLGERLWSRGYELHWHTTVGDEPEKIAEALLKAAERSRAVIVTGGLGPTLDDITIEAAARAFGQKLVLNEVALQAIKNRFKKIGRDMTPNNEKQALLPEGSLMIPNKIGTAPGCHAVHREAHYFFMPGVPREMHQQFEDSVLPELMKLEEEKRAYAFKLLRCFGAPEATMAQRLEGMELTGIDLAYRVSFPEILIKISSWGPDPTVLERRVTGAATEIHKRLADWVYAEGEETFPALIGRLLREKGATLATAESCTGGQLAHLVTNVPGSSAYFDRGVVTYSNASKTEILGVPQSLLKTFGAVSPETATAMAKGVRKLAKTTYGIGITGIAGPDGGTTEKPVGTVHIALDAGDGTVERELHFATTREWFKKVVAFAAMDLLRKKLLGLLKT is encoded by the coding sequence ATGAAGATCGAGATCATCACGATCGGGGACGAGGTCTTGTCGGGGGCGATCACCGACACCAACTTCGCCTGGCTGGGCGAGCGGCTCTGGAGCCGCGGCTACGAGCTTCACTGGCACACGACCGTCGGCGACGAGCCGGAGAAGATCGCCGAGGCCCTTCTGAAGGCCGCTGAACGCTCGCGGGCGGTGATCGTCACCGGGGGCTTGGGACCGACGCTGGACGATATCACGATCGAAGCGGCCGCCAGGGCGTTCGGTCAGAAACTCGTCCTCAACGAAGTCGCCCTCCAGGCCATCAAGAATCGTTTTAAGAAAATCGGGCGGGACATGACGCCCAATAACGAAAAGCAGGCGTTGCTCCCCGAGGGCTCGCTGATGATCCCCAACAAGATCGGAACGGCTCCGGGTTGTCACGCGGTTCACCGGGAGGCGCACTATTTTTTCATGCCCGGCGTGCCGCGCGAGATGCACCAGCAGTTCGAGGACTCCGTTTTGCCGGAGCTCATGAAGTTGGAAGAGGAGAAGAGGGCCTATGCCTTCAAGCTTCTGCGTTGTTTCGGCGCTCCGGAGGCGACGATGGCGCAGAGGCTTGAGGGCATGGAGCTCACGGGTATCGACCTTGCCTATCGTGTTTCATTTCCTGAGATTCTGATCAAAATATCCTCCTGGGGCCCTGACCCCACCGTTCTGGAGAGGCGCGTGACGGGTGCGGCGACGGAAATCCACAAACGTCTGGCGGACTGGGTGTACGCGGAAGGGGAGGAGACGTTCCCCGCGCTCATCGGCCGTCTCTTGAGGGAAAAAGGCGCGACGCTGGCGACCGCCGAATCCTGCACCGGCGGACAGTTGGCCCATCTCGTCACCAACGTGCCCGGCAGCTCGGCCTATTTCGACCGCGGCGTCGTGACCTACAGCAACGCCTCCAAGACGGAGATCCTGGGCGTCCCCCAGTCCCTCCTCAAGACCTTCGGGGCGGTCAGCCCCGAGACGGCGACGGCCATGGCCAAGGGAGTCCGGAAACTGGCCAAGACCACCTACGGGATCGGGATCACCGGCATCGCCGGCCCGGACGGCGGGACGACCGAAAAACCGGTGGGCACCGTCCACATCGCATTGGATGCCGGAGACGGCACGGTCGAGCGCGAACTTCACTTTGCCACGACGCGCGAGTGGTTCAAGAAGGTGGTCGCGTTCGCGGCGATGGACCTGCTGCGGAAGAAACTCCTTGGTCTTCTCAAGACCTGA
- the thpR gene encoding RNA 2',3'-cyclic phosphodiesterase — protein MKIRSFIAADPSEEVLRNLSSTVQSLAKRTVGFRWVRPEAIHLTLRFLGEIEEEMIATIDGRLAQLAGSFEPMSLEAAGLGFFPGPEKPRIVWAGLTGEIDRLADLQRHVQETVEDLSVHQEKDRAFAPHLTLARIPNFRGASGVSAVLKAASEARFGAFTVDRLFLYKSRLTPEGASYTKLKEYPLRRP, from the coding sequence ATGAAAATCCGCTCGTTCATTGCCGCGGATCCCTCGGAAGAGGTCCTTCGAAACCTGTCCTCGACGGTTCAATCCCTCGCTAAGCGGACGGTCGGATTCCGATGGGTGCGTCCCGAGGCGATCCACCTCACGCTTCGGTTTCTGGGTGAAATTGAAGAAGAGATGATCGCGACGATTGACGGACGGTTGGCGCAGCTGGCCGGTTCTTTCGAGCCGATGTCTTTGGAGGCCGCGGGCTTGGGCTTCTTTCCGGGCCCCGAAAAACCCCGCATTGTCTGGGCGGGTCTCACCGGCGAAATCGACCGGCTCGCGGATCTTCAAAGGCATGTTCAGGAGACCGTCGAGGATCTCTCCGTCCATCAGGAAAAGGATCGGGCTTTCGCGCCGCACCTGACGCTGGCCCGGATCCCGAATTTCCGGGGTGCTTCGGGGGTATCGGCGGTCCTTAAGGCCGCGTCCGAGGCCCGCTTTGGGGCGTTCACCGTCGACCGGCTTTTTCTCTACAAAAGCCGTTTGACTCCCGAGGGGGCGAGTTATACCAAACTGAAAGAATACCCATTGAGGAGGCCGTGA
- the recA gene encoding recombinase RecA: MESKENTSAANKEKALSSAISVIEKQYGKGAIMRLGKEEVLQEIEVVPTGSLGLDLALGVGGLPKGRIIEIYGPESSGKTTLALTSVAQTQKKGGIAAFIDAEHALDVQYAKKLGVKTEDLLISQPDNGEQALEIADMLVKSGAVDLIVIDSVAALVPKSEIEGEMGDAQMGAQARLMSQALRKLTANASRAKTMIIFINQIRMKIGVMFGNPETTTGGNALKFYASVRLDIRRIAPLKNGDQIVGNRTRVKVVKNKVAPPFKEVEFDIIYGEGISREGELLDLAEAHQVVEKTGTWYAYKGERIGQGRDNARLFLKDNKDIAAKIEKDLLTPPKDASKEAPKADKPEAKKRAAG; encoded by the coding sequence ATGGAATCCAAAGAAAACACCAGTGCCGCCAACAAGGAAAAGGCCCTGAGTTCCGCGATCAGCGTGATCGAAAAGCAGTACGGCAAGGGCGCCATCATGCGGCTCGGCAAGGAGGAGGTCTTGCAAGAGATCGAAGTCGTCCCGACGGGATCGCTGGGACTGGACCTCGCGCTGGGAGTGGGCGGGCTTCCCAAGGGCCGGATCATCGAGATCTACGGGCCTGAATCCTCCGGCAAGACGACCTTGGCCCTCACCTCCGTCGCCCAGACCCAGAAGAAGGGCGGCATCGCCGCTTTCATCGACGCCGAGCATGCGCTCGACGTTCAATACGCGAAGAAGCTCGGCGTGAAGACCGAAGACCTGCTCATCTCCCAGCCGGATAATGGGGAGCAGGCCCTGGAGATCGCCGACATGCTGGTCAAGAGCGGGGCGGTCGACCTGATCGTCATCGACTCGGTGGCGGCCCTGGTTCCCAAGTCCGAGATCGAAGGCGAGATGGGCGACGCCCAGATGGGCGCCCAGGCCCGTCTCATGAGCCAGGCCCTGCGCAAGCTCACGGCGAACGCCTCGCGCGCCAAGACCATGATCATCTTCATCAACCAGATCCGAATGAAGATCGGCGTCATGTTTGGCAATCCGGAAACGACCACAGGCGGCAACGCCCTCAAGTTCTACGCCTCGGTCCGCCTCGACATCCGCCGGATCGCCCCCCTGAAGAACGGCGATCAGATCGTCGGCAACCGCACGCGCGTGAAGGTGGTCAAGAACAAGGTGGCGCCTCCGTTCAAGGAGGTTGAGTTCGACATCATCTACGGCGAGGGGATCTCCCGCGAGGGCGAGTTGCTCGACCTGGCGGAGGCCCATCAGGTCGTCGAAAAGACCGGCACGTGGTACGCCTACAAGGGTGAGAGGATCGGTCAGGGCCGAGACAACGCCCGGCTTTTCCTCAAGGACAACAAGGACATCGCCGCCAAGATCGAGAAGGATCTCTTGACGCCGCCGAAAGACGCCTCCAAAGAGGCACCCAAGGCGGACAAGCCGGAAGCCAAGAAGCGCGCCGCCGGTTAG